The following are from one region of the Methyloversatilis discipulorum genome:
- the infA gene encoding translation initiation factor IF-1 yields MSKEDVIEMQGEVVETLPNATFRVKLENGHVVLGHISGKMRMHYIRILPGDKVTVQLTPYDLSKGRIVFRAK; encoded by the coding sequence ATGTCCAAGGAAGATGTCATTGAAATGCAGGGTGAAGTTGTTGAAACCCTGCCGAATGCGACGTTTCGCGTGAAGCTCGAAAACGGACACGTGGTTCTCGGGCACATATCCGGAAAGATGCGGATGCACTACATCCGCATTCTTCCTGGTGACAAGGTAACGGTGCAGCTCACGCCTTATGACCTGAGCAAAGGTCGCATCGTATTTCGCGCCAAGTAG
- the rpmJ gene encoding 50S ribosomal protein L36 → MKVQASVKRVCRKCKVIRRHGVVRIICADPRHKQRQG, encoded by the coding sequence ATGAAAGTCCAAGCATCTGTAAAGCGCGTCTGCCGCAAGTGCAAGGTGATCCGTCGCCACGGTGTCGTCCGCATCATTTGTGCTGATCCGCGTCACAAGCAGCGTCAAGGTTGA
- the rpsM gene encoding 30S ribosomal protein S13, producing MARIAGVNIPNHQHTEIALTAIFGVGRSRSQKICDAAGIARTTKIKDLSEAEMDRLREEVGKFTIEGDLRREVTMNIKRLMDLGCYRGVRHRRGLPLRGQRTRTNARTRKGPRKSIAGAKK from the coding sequence ATGGCCCGTATCGCCGGCGTTAACATTCCTAACCACCAGCACACCGAGATCGCTCTGACGGCGATTTTCGGGGTTGGTCGTTCCCGCTCACAAAAGATTTGCGACGCTGCCGGCATTGCCCGCACGACGAAGATCAAGGACCTCTCGGAGGCCGAAATGGATCGGCTGCGGGAAGAGGTCGGCAAGTTCACCATCGAGGGTGACCTGCGCCGTGAAGTGACGATGAACATCAAGCGCCTGATGGATCTGGGCTGCTATCGCGGTGTTCGTCATCGTCGTGGCCTGCCGCTGCGTGGTCAGCGCACCCGCACGAATGCCCGCACCCGCAAGGGTCCGCGCAAGTCGATCGCTGGCGCCAAGAAATAA
- the rpsK gene encoding 30S ribosomal protein S11, translating to MVKSAAKVRKKVKKNVAEGIAHIHASFNNTIITITDRQGNALSWATSGGAGFKGSRKSTPFAAQVAAEAAGKVAVECGVKNLEVRIKGPGPGRESAVRALNALGIKISSITDITPIPHNGCRPPKRRRI from the coding sequence ATGGTCAAGAGTGCTGCAAAAGTCCGGAAGAAGGTCAAGAAGAACGTCGCGGAAGGTATCGCGCACATTCACGCTTCCTTCAACAACACCATCATCACGATCACCGACCGTCAGGGCAACGCCCTGTCGTGGGCAACGTCGGGCGGCGCCGGCTTCAAGGGTTCGCGCAAGAGCACGCCGTTTGCAGCACAGGTGGCCGCAGAGGCCGCTGGCAAGGTCGCTGTCGAATGCGGTGTGAAGAACCTGGAAGTCCGCATCAAGGGTCCCGGCCCGGGTCGCGAGTCGGCCGTTCGTGCGCTGAATGCGCTCGGCATCAAGATTTCGTCGATCACCGACATCACGCCGATCCCGCACAACGGTTGCCGTCCGCCCAAGCGTCGGCGCATCTAA
- the rpsD gene encoding 30S ribosomal protein S4, with amino-acid sequence MARNLDAKCRQCRREGEKLFLKGEKCFTDKCAIERRSYAPGQHGQKSGQRLSGFGQQLREKQKIRRIYGVLERQFRRVYAEAERRKGQTGENMLQLLESRLDTVAYRMGFGASRAESRQVVRHNGVLVNGKRVNIPSYEVRPGDVVELTERAKGHLRSKGALEAQASRGFPEWLDVDSKAARGVFKSLPARTDLPSTINESLVVELYSR; translated from the coding sequence ATGGCTCGTAATCTCGACGCGAAGTGCCGTCAATGCCGTCGTGAAGGCGAAAAGCTCTTCCTGAAGGGCGAAAAGTGCTTCACCGACAAGTGCGCCATCGAGCGCCGTTCGTATGCCCCGGGTCAGCACGGACAGAAGTCCGGCCAGCGTCTGTCCGGTTTCGGTCAGCAGCTGCGTGAAAAGCAGAAGATCCGTCGCATCTACGGCGTGCTCGAGCGTCAGTTCCGCCGCGTGTATGCCGAGGCCGAACGCCGCAAGGGTCAGACCGGCGAGAACATGCTGCAACTGCTGGAAAGCCGCCTCGATACGGTTGCTTACCGCATGGGCTTTGGCGCTTCGCGTGCCGAGTCGCGTCAGGTCGTGCGTCACAACGGCGTGCTGGTCAATGGCAAGCGCGTCAACATCCCGTCGTACGAAGTGCGTCCGGGTGATGTGGTCGAGCTGACCGAACGTGCCAAGGGCCACCTGCGCTCGAAGGGTGCGCTCGAAGCTCAGGCTTCGCGCGGTTTCCCCGAGTGGCTGGATGTCGATTCCAAGGCTGCTCGCGGCGTGTTCAAGTCGCTGCCGGCCCGTACCGACCTGCCCTCGACGATCAACGAAAGTCTGGTCGTCGAACTGTACTCCCGCTGA
- a CDS encoding DNA-directed RNA polymerase subunit alpha — MQSNALLKPRIIDVQNLSPAHARVVMEPFERGFGHTLGNALRRILLSSMPGYAPTEVQIEGVLHEYSTLDGVREDVVDILLNLKGVVLKLHNRSEAYLRLSRNGEGVVTAGDIEVTHDVEIVNPEHVIAHVAPGGKLDLQFKIEQGRGYVPGTVRQSSSENKAIGHIVLDASFSPVRRVSYSVESARVEQRTDLDRLVMDVETNGAVEPEEAVRYAARVLVDQLSVFAELEGTAPAVEQRKPAVIDPILLRPVDDLELTVRSANCLKAENIYYIGDLIQRTENELLKTPNLGRKSLNEIKEVLASRGLTLGMKLENWPPAGLDRA, encoded by the coding sequence ATGCAAAGCAATGCTCTCTTGAAACCGCGAATCATTGACGTACAAAATCTTTCCCCGGCTCACGCACGCGTTGTGATGGAGCCGTTCGAACGCGGGTTCGGGCACACGCTGGGCAACGCGCTCCGTCGCATTCTCCTGTCGTCGATGCCCGGCTACGCGCCGACCGAAGTGCAGATCGAAGGCGTGCTGCACGAGTACTCGACGCTGGATGGCGTGCGTGAAGACGTGGTCGATATCCTGCTGAATCTGAAGGGTGTCGTGCTGAAGCTGCACAACCGCTCCGAGGCCTACCTGCGCCTGTCGCGTAACGGCGAAGGCGTCGTGACGGCTGGCGATATCGAGGTCACGCACGATGTCGAGATCGTCAATCCGGAACACGTGATCGCTCACGTTGCGCCGGGTGGCAAGCTGGATCTCCAGTTCAAGATCGAACAGGGCCGTGGCTACGTGCCGGGCACCGTTCGTCAGAGCTCTTCGGAGAACAAGGCGATCGGTCACATCGTTCTCGACGCGAGCTTCAGCCCGGTTCGCCGCGTGAGCTATTCGGTCGAGTCGGCGCGCGTTGAACAGCGCACCGACCTTGATCGTCTGGTGATGGATGTCGAAACCAACGGTGCTGTCGAGCCGGAAGAGGCGGTGCGCTACGCTGCCCGCGTTCTGGTTGATCAGCTGTCGGTGTTCGCAGAGCTGGAAGGTACGGCCCCGGCCGTCGAGCAGCGCAAGCCGGCGGTGATCGATCCGATCCTGCTGCGCCCGGTCGACGACCTGGAGCTGACGGTGCGTTCGGCCAACTGTCTCAAGGCCGAGAACATCTATTACATCGGCGATCTGATCCAGCGTACCGAGAACGAACTGCTGAAGACCCCGAACCTGGGACGCAAGTCGCTGAACGAAATCAAGGAAGTGCTTGCCTCGCGTGGTCTCACGCTGGGCATGAAGCTCGAGAACTGGCCGCCTGCCGGCCTCGATCGGGCGTAA
- the rplQ gene encoding 50S ribosomal protein L17, which yields MRHRNGLRKLNRTSSHREAMFRNMAVSLLRHEAIKTTVPKAKELRRVVEPLINLGKTPNLSNRRLAFSRLRDREVVCKIFDVLGPRYATRNGGYLSILKMGFRVGDNAPMAFVQLMDRPDESAEPVEVAE from the coding sequence ATGCGTCATCGTAACGGTCTCAGAAAGCTCAACCGCACCAGCTCGCATCGCGAAGCGATGTTCCGCAACATGGCCGTTTCGCTGCTGCGTCACGAAGCCATCAAGACTACGGTCCCGAAGGCCAAGGAACTGCGCCGCGTCGTCGAGCCGCTGATCAATCTCGGCAAGACGCCCAACCTGTCGAACCGCCGCCTCGCCTTCTCGCGCCTGCGTGATCGCGAAGTCGTGTGCAAGATTTTCGACGTGCTGGGCCCGCGCTATGCGACCCGCAACGGTGGCTACCTGAGCATCCTGAAGATGGGTTTCCGCGTCGGCGATAATGCACCGATGGCGTTTGTCCAGCTGATGGATCGCCCGGACGAGAGCGCGGAGCCGGTTGAAGTCGCCGAGTAA
- the cobA gene encoding uroporphyrinogen-III C-methyltransferase: MSRQAERRPPGKVWLVGAGPGAVDLLTVRAVRLLADAEVVLHDALIGDDVLSLAPQAKHIAVGKRCGKHSTAQRFINQKLIHAARTHARVVRLKGGDPMLFGRAQEEMDALSAAGIDYEVVPGITAASAASAQLRVSLTRRGIARSVALLTPRAGEGEHPSQALRANADTPTLALYMASHESMAIARELMSYGRDPATPVALIENASHPASREAFTTLQGLSEQPIGALLGTAGTPEGPVLVMLGEVFREALQQHTRLWQDDSASAA, translated from the coding sequence ATGTCAAGGCAGGCTGAACGTCGCCCTCCGGGCAAAGTCTGGCTGGTTGGCGCCGGCCCCGGCGCCGTCGACCTGCTGACCGTCCGCGCGGTCCGGTTGCTTGCCGACGCCGAGGTCGTGCTGCACGACGCGCTGATCGGCGACGACGTGCTGTCGCTCGCGCCTCAGGCCAAGCATATTGCCGTTGGCAAGCGCTGCGGCAAGCATTCCACCGCCCAGCGCTTCATCAATCAGAAGCTCATCCACGCGGCGCGTACGCACGCCCGTGTCGTTCGGCTCAAGGGCGGCGATCCGATGCTGTTCGGTCGCGCTCAGGAGGAAATGGATGCGCTGTCGGCCGCGGGTATCGATTACGAGGTGGTGCCAGGCATCACCGCGGCCAGCGCCGCCAGCGCGCAGCTCCGCGTCTCGCTGACGCGTCGCGGCATCGCGCGCAGCGTTGCGCTGCTGACGCCTCGTGCCGGCGAAGGCGAGCACCCCTCGCAGGCGCTGCGTGCCAATGCCGACACCCCGACGCTCGCGCTTTACATGGCATCGCACGAATCGATGGCAATTGCACGCGAACTGATGAGCTACGGGCGCGATCCGGCCACTCCGGTGGCGCTGATCGAGAACGCAAGTCACCCGGCCTCGCGCGAGGCCTTCACGACGCTGCAGGGGCTCTCGGAACAACCGATCGGCGCCCTGCTGGGCACAGCGGGAACACCCGAGGGGCCGGTGCTCGTGATGCTCGGCGAAGTATTTCGTGAAGCCCTGCAGCAGCACACGCGCCTCTGGCAGGACGACAGCGCCAGCGCGGCCTGA
- a CDS encoding phosphoadenylyl-sulfate reductase, giving the protein MKNPLIHPNITDAMRATVAQKTAAAVDLLRQAAAEFQPIGFASSMGAEDMVLTDLIQRNALDIEIFTLDTGRLPAETYDLMAKAEQHYGARPVTFFPRHEAVEEYVRKHGINAFYDSVELRKACCAMRKVEPLKRALAGKKAWITGMRAQQSATRSALPAREFDEGHGIEKFNPLSDWTEREVWVYIHTHEVPYNELHERFFPSIGCQPCTRAISPGEDIRAGRWWWENPESKECGLHVKAG; this is encoded by the coding sequence ATGAAGAACCCGTTGATCCATCCGAACATCACCGACGCGATGCGCGCGACGGTGGCGCAGAAGACCGCTGCGGCCGTCGATTTGCTCAGACAGGCAGCGGCCGAATTCCAGCCTATCGGCTTCGCCAGCAGCATGGGCGCCGAGGACATGGTGCTGACCGACCTGATCCAGCGCAACGCGCTCGACATCGAAATCTTCACGCTGGATACCGGCCGCCTGCCCGCGGAAACCTACGATCTGATGGCGAAAGCTGAACAGCACTACGGCGCCCGCCCGGTCACCTTCTTTCCGCGTCACGAGGCGGTCGAAGAGTACGTGCGCAAGCACGGCATCAACGCCTTCTACGACTCGGTTGAGTTGCGCAAGGCCTGCTGTGCAATGCGTAAGGTCGAGCCCCTGAAGCGCGCGCTGGCCGGCAAGAAGGCCTGGATCACCGGCATGCGGGCCCAGCAGTCGGCGACGCGGAGCGCACTGCCTGCGCGCGAGTTCGACGAAGGTCACGGCATCGAGAAATTCAATCCGCTGTCCGACTGGACCGAACGCGAGGTATGGGTCTACATCCATACGCACGAAGTCCCGTACAACGAACTGCACGAGCGCTTCTTCCCGAGCATCGGCTGCCAGCCCTGTACCCGCGCTATTTCGCCGGGCGAGGACATCCGCGCCGGACGCTGGTGGTGGGAGAACCCGGAGAGCAAGGAGTGTGGCCTCCATGTCAAGGCAGGCTGA
- a CDS encoding DUF934 domain-containing protein: MADLIRGNALAQNEWTWVKLPESTEPVRKAAGKVVMFKLTGEPAAPEDVVAACEVPAGKVMIPLTVWLRRREELAARVAAGEIAVWLDSHEEPAELAESLDGDLNRLPLIGVNFPKFIDGRGFSIAFILRTRYGYRNELRALGDVLRDQMFFFRRTGFDAYLLRADQKPERCIAALNDFTTPYQTSTDGITPVFRRRIGQKAIA, from the coding sequence ATGGCTGACCTGATCCGCGGCAACGCGCTCGCACAGAACGAATGGACCTGGGTGAAACTGCCGGAGTCGACCGAACCGGTGCGCAAGGCCGCCGGCAAGGTGGTCATGTTCAAGCTGACCGGTGAGCCGGCCGCGCCCGAAGACGTGGTCGCCGCCTGTGAAGTGCCGGCCGGCAAGGTGATGATTCCGCTGACCGTGTGGCTGCGCCGTCGTGAAGAGCTTGCGGCACGGGTTGCCGCCGGTGAGATCGCGGTCTGGCTGGACAGCCACGAGGAACCGGCCGAACTGGCAGAAAGCCTCGACGGCGATCTGAACCGGCTGCCGCTGATCGGCGTGAACTTCCCGAAGTTCATCGACGGCCGCGGCTTCTCGATCGCCTTCATCCTGCGCACCCGTTACGGCTACCGCAACGAATTGCGCGCGCTGGGCGATGTGCTGCGCGACCAGATGTTCTTCTTCCGTCGTACCGGCTTCGACGCCTACCTGCTGCGCGCCGACCAGAAGCCGGAGCGCTGCATCGCTGCGCTGAACGACTTCACCACGCCCTACCAGACCTCCACCGACGGCATCACGCCGGTGTTCCGTCGGCGCATCGGGCAGAAGGCGATCGCATGA
- a CDS encoding nitrite/sulfite reductase, with protein sequence MYRYDDYDRALVIERVAQYRDQLQRNLAGELSEDEFRPLRLQNGLYIQRHAPMLRIAVPYGMLSSVQLRKLADIARRYDRGYGHFTTRQNMQLNWPKLEDTADILAELATVEMHAIQTSGNCIRNITTDPFAGVAPDEIVDPRPYCEVLRQWSTFHPEFAFLPRKFKIAVSGTLEDRAVTYAHDVGLQLYRDDKGDVLVRVIVGGGMGRTPILGSVIHDALPWPHLPTYLDAVLRVYNRYGRRDNAYKARIKILVKAIGAEEFARQVNEEWQLERDGIATVTEAELDLARAAFSDPDAPARPARDAAFDAHLAEDRAFARWVSRCVRAHKRPGYRSVTLSLKPHGVAPGDITSEQMEAVADLADRYSFGELRVTHEQNLVLADVALADLYDLWQGARAHGLATPNIGLLTDMICCPGGDFCSLANAKSIPIAQAIQAEFDDLDYLYDIGDLELNISGCMNSCGHHHVGHIGILGVDKAGSEWYQVSIGGAQGNTTSLGDVIGPSFAADEVPGVVKKLIETYVEARTPEERFLDTVRRLGIAPFKARVYGETAKKAEVAHG encoded by the coding sequence ATGTATCGCTACGACGATTACGACCGCGCGCTGGTGATCGAGCGCGTCGCCCAGTATCGCGACCAGTTGCAACGCAATCTGGCCGGCGAACTGTCGGAAGACGAATTCCGCCCGCTGCGTCTGCAGAACGGTCTCTACATCCAGCGCCACGCGCCGATGCTGCGCATCGCCGTGCCCTACGGCATGCTGTCCAGCGTGCAACTGCGCAAGCTGGCCGACATCGCCCGCCGCTACGACCGCGGCTACGGTCACTTCACGACGCGCCAGAACATGCAGCTGAACTGGCCGAAGCTGGAAGACACCGCCGACATCCTGGCCGAACTGGCGACGGTCGAAATGCACGCCATCCAGACCTCGGGCAACTGCATCCGCAACATCACGACCGACCCCTTCGCCGGCGTGGCGCCGGACGAGATCGTCGATCCGCGTCCGTACTGCGAAGTGCTGCGCCAGTGGTCGACCTTCCATCCGGAATTCGCCTTCCTGCCGCGCAAGTTCAAGATCGCCGTCAGCGGCACGCTGGAAGACCGCGCCGTGACCTATGCGCACGACGTCGGCCTGCAGCTCTACCGCGACGACAAGGGCGACGTGCTGGTACGCGTCATCGTCGGCGGCGGCATGGGTCGCACGCCTATCCTCGGCAGCGTCATTCACGACGCCCTGCCCTGGCCGCACCTGCCGACCTATCTCGACGCCGTGCTGCGCGTCTACAACCGCTACGGACGCCGCGACAACGCCTACAAGGCGCGCATCAAGATTCTGGTCAAGGCGATCGGCGCCGAGGAGTTCGCGCGTCAGGTCAATGAGGAATGGCAGCTGGAGCGCGACGGCATCGCGACCGTCACCGAAGCCGAACTCGATCTGGCCCGCGCCGCTTTCTCCGATCCCGACGCCCCCGCCCGCCCGGCGCGCGATGCCGCCTTCGACGCACACCTCGCCGAAGACCGCGCCTTCGCCCGCTGGGTGTCGCGCTGCGTGCGTGCGCACAAGCGTCCGGGCTACCGCTCGGTCACGCTGTCGCTGAAGCCGCACGGCGTCGCACCGGGCGACATAACGTCGGAACAGATGGAAGCCGTCGCCGATCTCGCCGACCGCTACAGCTTCGGCGAACTGCGGGTGACGCACGAACAGAACCTGGTGCTGGCCGACGTCGCGCTGGCCGACCTTTACGACCTTTGGCAAGGCGCGCGCGCGCACGGACTGGCGACGCCCAACATCGGTCTGCTGACCGACATGATCTGCTGCCCAGGCGGCGACTTCTGCTCGCTGGCGAATGCCAAGTCCATCCCGATCGCGCAGGCCATCCAGGCCGAGTTCGATGATCTGGACTACCTGTACGACATCGGCGACCTGGAGCTGAACATTTCCGGCTGCATGAATTCCTGTGGTCACCACCACGTCGGCCACATCGGCATTCTCGGCGTCGACAAGGCCGGTTCCGAGTGGTACCAGGTGTCGATCGGCGGCGCCCAGGGCAACACCACCTCGCTCGGCGACGTGATCGGTCCGTCGTTCGCGGCCGACGAAGTGCCGGGCGTGGTCAAGAAGCTCATCGAAACCTATGTCGAGGCGCGCACGCCGGAAGAGCGTTTCCTCGATACCGTACGCCGCCTCGGCATCGCGCCGTTCAAGGCGCGTGTGTACGGCGAGACTGCAAAGAAAGCCGAGGTGGCTCATGGCTGA
- a CDS encoding sulfite exporter TauE/SafE family protein — MDFGYSIAGFFVGAIVGLTGVGGGSLMTPLLVLLFGIHPAVAVGTDLLYAAMTKAGGAVVHGRNGTVDWRIVAALGTGSVPAAALTLWWLSTHSGSAYGSQSLISGTLGVALVLTACALLFRARLQALAERPGIGEFRERHLRSLTIATGAVLGLLVTISSVGAGALGTAALVFLYPRLSAVRIVGSDIAHAVPLTLVAGMGHWWLGNVDWTLLGALLVGSLPGIALGSQIAARMPERFLRPLLASMLFGIGGKLSLNLLG, encoded by the coding sequence ATGGATTTCGGTTATTCGATCGCGGGCTTTTTCGTCGGCGCCATCGTCGGTCTGACCGGCGTCGGCGGCGGCTCGCTGATGACGCCGCTGCTGGTGCTGCTGTTCGGCATCCACCCCGCGGTGGCGGTCGGCACCGATCTGCTGTACGCAGCCATGACCAAGGCCGGCGGCGCGGTCGTGCATGGTCGCAACGGAACGGTGGATTGGCGCATCGTCGCCGCGCTGGGTACCGGCAGTGTGCCGGCGGCGGCGCTGACGCTGTGGTGGTTATCGACGCATTCCGGCTCGGCCTATGGCAGCCAGTCGCTGATCAGCGGTACGCTCGGCGTGGCGCTTGTTCTGACTGCGTGCGCGCTACTTTTCCGAGCCCGTCTGCAGGCTCTGGCCGAGCGGCCGGGCATAGGCGAATTCCGCGAACGCCATCTGCGTTCGCTGACCATCGCCACCGGCGCAGTGCTGGGCCTGCTCGTGACGATCTCTTCGGTCGGCGCCGGCGCACTTGGCACGGCGGCACTGGTGTTTCTCTATCCGCGGCTGTCTGCGGTGCGCATCGTCGGCAGCGACATTGCGCACGCCGTGCCGCTGACTCTGGTGGCCGGCATGGGCCACTGGTGGCTGGGCAATGTCGACTGGACGCTGCTCGGCGCGCTGCTGGTCGGTTCGCTGCCCGGCATCGCGCTCGGCAGCCAGATCGCGGCGCGCATGCCCGAACGATTCCTGCGTCCGCTGCTGGCCAGCATGCTGTTCGGCATCGGCGGAAAACTGAGCCTGAACCTTCTAGGCTGA
- a CDS encoding CysB family HTH-type transcriptional regulator gives MNLQQLRYVAEVAQRNLNVSEAARALHTSQSGVSRQISLLEEELGVDVFVRQGKRLVAITRPGEEVVTIARRMLRDVGALRQVGDEYASGDLGRLSIATTHTQARYVLPRVLSEFLRAHPGVQIELHQGNPTQCCEFVLSGAADLAIATEAIDDYEQLVGLPCYQWNRCLIAPPGHPLLDVKPLTLEAIAAWPLITYDFSFTGGSRVNQTFAERGLTPRVALSAIDADIIKTYVALGLGVGIVAQMAFDPEQDRGLRAVDCAHLFESSTTRIGLHRNAWLRGYTYAFIEAFAASLTRDVVDKALGRG, from the coding sequence ATGAATCTGCAACAGCTGCGTTACGTCGCCGAAGTCGCCCAGCGCAATCTGAACGTGTCCGAGGCGGCGCGCGCGTTGCACACCTCGCAGTCCGGCGTGTCACGGCAGATCAGCCTGCTGGAGGAGGAGCTTGGCGTCGATGTGTTCGTGCGCCAGGGCAAGCGACTGGTGGCGATCACCCGACCCGGCGAGGAGGTGGTCACGATCGCTCGCCGCATGCTGCGCGACGTTGGCGCGCTGCGTCAGGTCGGTGACGAGTATGCGAGCGGCGACCTCGGCCGGCTGTCGATCGCCACCACCCACACGCAGGCGCGCTACGTGTTGCCGCGCGTGCTGTCGGAGTTCCTGCGGGCTCACCCGGGGGTACAGATAGAACTTCACCAGGGCAATCCGACGCAGTGCTGTGAATTCGTGCTGTCCGGCGCCGCAGATCTGGCGATCGCGACCGAAGCGATCGACGACTACGAACAGCTGGTCGGCCTGCCCTGTTACCAGTGGAACCGTTGCCTGATCGCGCCACCCGGTCATCCGCTGCTCGACGTGAAACCGCTGACGCTGGAAGCGATCGCCGCCTGGCCGCTCATCACCTACGACTTTTCCTTCACCGGCGGATCGCGTGTGAACCAGACCTTCGCCGAGCGCGGGCTGACACCGCGCGTGGCGCTGAGCGCCATCGACGCCGACATCATCAAGACCTATGTGGCGCTGGGCCTCGGCGTCGGCATCGTTGCGCAGATGGCGTTCGATCCGGAGCAGGACCGTGGCTTGCGCGCGGTCGACTGCGCCCACCTCTTCGAATCGAGCACCACACGCATCGGTCTGCACCGCAACGCCTGGCTGCGCGGCTACACCTATGCCTTCATCGAGGCCTTCGCCGCCTCGCTCACCCGTGATGTGGTCGACAAGGCGCTCGGGCGCGGTTGA
- a CDS encoding alkaline phosphatase PhoX, translated as MSVAPLHPLKLDPTRRLAELAGVAYLASVPLRAKDGRQVLYLTEAAQPEHVYKFIGPLPDGGALQHGALYVARLGEAGHGRWLPLVPARQGFLLWDAQLNVADVLARPADAARRAGASRIDALFCVQARADGGQLLLCDRAGAALVWREALGDAASLSFAWQGAALCGDTTAVLLSPDRTRHDTQPVAG; from the coding sequence ATGAGCGTGGCGCCCCTGCATCCCCTGAAACTTGACCCGACCCGCCGGCTGGCCGAACTGGCCGGTGTCGCCTATCTCGCCAGCGTGCCGCTGCGTGCAAAGGACGGCCGTCAGGTCCTCTATCTGACCGAAGCGGCTCAGCCCGAGCACGTCTACAAGTTCATCGGCCCGCTGCCGGATGGCGGTGCCCTGCAGCACGGCGCGCTCTACGTCGCACGACTGGGCGAAGCCGGCCACGGGCGCTGGTTGCCACTGGTGCCGGCGCGCCAGGGCTTTCTGCTGTGGGACGCACAGCTGAACGTGGCCGACGTGCTGGCGCGCCCCGCCGATGCTGCCCGTCGGGCGGGCGCCAGCCGCATCGACGCGCTGTTCTGCGTGCAGGCGCGCGCAGACGGTGGTCAGCTCCTTCTGTGCGATCGCGCCGGGGCGGCGCTGGTCTGGCGCGAGGCGCTGGGCGATGCGGCCAGTCTCAGCTTTGCCTGGCAGGGGGCCGCGCTGTGCGGCGACACGACCGCCGTGCTGCTTTCGCCGGACCGCACTCGCCACGATACGCAGCCTGTCGCCGGCTGA